From Nonlabens sp. Ci31, the proteins below share one genomic window:
- the gldN gene encoding gliding motility protein GldN has protein sequence MNKIIVLLAAVVLSGTAFAQNNILNAKSPEEFGTKTESQLANDNDRPLPYGFVGDGEILWQRTIWETIDLDERVNFPLYYPVDTNYVGKERRSLYHVLTKAAMSGDITLYGDSYFNEPRKFSDVQSTLKSQKITNAGINILNDNGVIPEEGINPLDIDTTYNIPGFDEYIETKTIGADDVKEYRIRGLWYFDTRQSDLRYRLLGICPVTPDVNFPDDPKGVELFWIYYPDARLLLHNAKAFNTLNSARPISFDHILNSRRFNAMIYRMDNVQGDRDIKRYISDNSMMQLLESDRLKEIIRNFELDMWNY, from the coding sequence ATGAATAAGATCATAGTTTTATTAGCAGCAGTAGTTCTTTCCGGAACTGCTTTTGCGCAAAACAATATTCTTAACGCAAAGAGTCCAGAGGAGTTTGGTACTAAAACCGAATCTCAACTGGCAAATGATAACGACAGGCCACTACCTTATGGCTTTGTAGGAGATGGTGAAATTTTATGGCAGCGCACGATATGGGAAACTATTGATCTTGATGAGCGAGTAAATTTCCCGCTTTATTATCCTGTGGATACGAATTATGTGGGTAAAGAACGTCGTTCTTTGTACCACGTATTAACTAAAGCAGCTATGTCGGGTGATATTACACTCTATGGTGATTCTTATTTTAATGAGCCTCGCAAATTTAGTGATGTACAAAGTACTTTGAAAAGTCAGAAGATCACTAACGCAGGTATTAATATCCTTAACGACAATGGTGTTATTCCTGAGGAAGGAATCAACCCTTTAGATATTGATACTACGTATAACATCCCTGGTTTTGATGAATACATTGAAACTAAAACTATTGGAGCAGATGATGTAAAAGAGTATAGAATACGAGGTTTGTGGTATTTTGATACCCGTCAAAGTGATTTAAGGTACCGATTATTGGGTATTTGTCCAGTAACTCCTGATGTTAATTTTCCAGATGATCCTAAGGGGGTGGAGCTGTTTTGGATCTATTATCCAGATGCTAGATTATTGTTACACAATGCAAAAGCATTTAATACATTGAACTCTGCTCGTCCTATATCTTTTGATCACATATTAAATTCTAGAAGATTTAATGCAATGATCTACAGAATGGATAATGTTCAAGGAGATAGAGATATTAAAAGATATATTTCTGATAATTCAATGATGCAACTTTTAGAGTCGGACAGGCTTAAAGAAATTATACGTAACTTTGAGTTGGACATGTGGAACTATTAA
- the gldK gene encoding gliding motility lipoprotein GldK has protein sequence MKKLFILLAVVAFLASCGKGDRGMVVGTKGKKWHPEKPYGMTLVPGGAFIMGKSDDDIAATRNAPTKTVTVPSYYMDETEITNAEYRQFVHWTRDSIFRTELAIMAEGQSALPGDNGIGEFAFFDADGANGAVLTPWQEYVQNTYGGLDRKLNNDVDLIWDTEEIPDEFYAEVYDLMYIPFDQAYNGERTIDTEKIIFTYTDLDVNAAARNRDVNKTRKDFISQTPVKIYPDTTVWIRDFNYSYNEPMHNDYFYHEAYSDYPVVGVSWNQAKAFCQWRTLYHNAYRKKKNVERVNEYRLPTEAEWEYAARGGLEGATYPWGGPYAKNDRGCFLANFKPLRGDYAADQALYTVEAQSYEPNEYNLYNMAGNVSEWVNSSYEAGAYDLMSTISPVVNDKNNKRKGVRGGSWKDVSYFLQVSTRDYEYQDSARSYIGFRTVQSYMGTDLTLNAATN, from the coding sequence ATGAAAAAGTTATTTATCCTTTTAGCAGTAGTTGCCTTTCTTGCAAGTTGTGGAAAAGGAGATCGTGGAATGGTAGTAGGAACCAAAGGAAAGAAATGGCATCCTGAAAAACCATATGGCATGACGTTAGTGCCTGGTGGAGCGTTTATTATGGGTAAAAGTGATGATGACATCGCTGCCACTCGTAATGCTCCAACAAAAACAGTTACAGTTCCATCCTATTACATGGATGAAACGGAAATTACAAATGCTGAATACCGTCAGTTTGTTCATTGGACAAGAGATTCTATATTCAGGACAGAATTAGCTATTATGGCTGAAGGCCAAAGCGCTCTACCTGGAGATAATGGTATTGGTGAGTTTGCTTTTTTTGATGCAGATGGTGCTAATGGTGCTGTTTTAACGCCTTGGCAAGAATATGTGCAAAATACTTACGGCGGATTAGATCGTAAGTTGAACAACGATGTAGATTTAATTTGGGACACAGAAGAGATTCCAGATGAGTTCTACGCTGAGGTATATGATTTGATGTACATTCCTTTTGATCAAGCGTATAATGGAGAGCGTACTATAGATACAGAGAAAATAATCTTTACCTATACTGATTTAGATGTTAATGCTGCAGCTAGAAATCGGGATGTAAATAAAACTAGAAAAGACTTTATTTCTCAAACACCGGTAAAGATATATCCAGATACTACGGTGTGGATTCGCGACTTCAACTACAGTTATAATGAGCCTATGCACAATGATTATTTTTATCATGAAGCATATAGCGATTATCCAGTGGTAGGAGTAAGCTGGAATCAAGCGAAGGCTTTTTGTCAATGGAGAACATTGTATCACAATGCTTATCGCAAGAAAAAAAATGTAGAGCGTGTTAATGAGTACCGTCTTCCAACTGAGGCAGAATGGGAATATGCAGCTCGCGGTGGATTAGAAGGAGCGACTTACCCTTGGGGTGGTCCTTATGCAAAAAACGATAGAGGTTGTTTTCTTGCTAACTTTAAGCCACTCAGAGGAGATTATGCAGCAGATCAAGCTTTATACACAGTGGAGGCTCAATCTTACGAGCCTAATGAATACAATTTATACAACATGGCAGGTAATGTATCGGAATGGGTGAACTCTTCTTATGAAGCTGGGGCATATGACCTCATGTCTACGATCAGTCCTGTTGTAAATGATAAAAACAATAAACGTAAAGGTGTTCGTGGTGGATCATGGAAAGATGTTTCCTATTTCCTTCAAGTAAGTACCCGTGATTATGAATACCAAGACAGCGCAAGAAGTTATATAGGTTTCCGTACCGTACAGTCTTATATGGGTACAGATCTAACACTCAACGCAGCAACAAACTAA
- the gldL gene encoding gliding motility protein GldL, whose translation MAQSKATKKLFNMAYGIGASIVIIGALFKILHWELNLGFYKLTGGDLLAIGLITEALIFFVSAFEPVEDDLDWSLVYPELAGGQLVSGKSKKEAPEDAQGLLSKKLDEMLKEAKLDGELMHSLGDSIRSFEGAAKGMAPTAEAMSSTKKYSEEMALAAAQMESLNSLYKVQVESSSRQNQANEAIAENATKLQEQMAGLTNNLSSLNGVYGNMLGAMKG comes from the coding sequence ATGGCACAGTCTAAAGCAACAAAGAAATTATTTAACATGGCTTACGGTATCGGAGCCTCAATCGTTATTATTGGAGCACTTTTCAAGATTCTTCATTGGGAACTTAATCTGGGATTCTATAAATTAACCGGTGGTGATTTATTAGCAATAGGTTTGATTACAGAAGCATTGATTTTCTTCGTATCTGCTTTTGAGCCGGTAGAAGATGATTTAGATTGGTCACTAGTTTATCCTGAATTAGCTGGTGGACAATTGGTCAGTGGAAAATCAAAAAAAGAAGCTCCTGAAGATGCTCAAGGATTATTATCTAAGAAATTAGATGAGATGCTTAAAGAAGCAAAGCTTGATGGGGAATTAATGCACAGTTTAGGAGACAGCATACGTTCTTTTGAAGGTGCTGCAAAAGGAATGGCTCCAACGGCAGAGGCAATGTCTTCTACTAAGAAATATTCTGAAGAAATGGCTCTTGCAGCTGCTCAAATGGAATCTTTAAACAGCCTTTATAAGGTTCAAGTGGAGAGTTCTTCACGCCAAAACCAAGCCAATGAAGCCATTGCAGAAAATGCAACAAAACTTCAAGAACAAATGGCTGGTCTTACCAATAACTTGTCTTCTCTTAATGGCGTGTATGGTAACATGCTAGGAGCTATGAAAGGATAA
- the gldM gene encoding gliding motility protein GldM, with amino-acid sequence MAGGKQSPRQKMINLMYLVFIAMLALNMSKEVLQAFGLIEENLSTSNTALAEVNSAALADLNQKAATNAAQYEAAAATAQQVSKLSNDYNDYLASIKLKLTSTIEEGSEKDYQTQDKTDVLDNAFFVGDKLKLEGKEFKSNMNQYKNDMIAALGEGYPGVKSDLTSKFDTSDVSDREGLKREYLEYNYKGYPLIASKTKLTLLQNEVRNIQSDVMSQLLQGKLIQIASMNNYKAIVNLDKSAFFSGEAVTGSVVLGRYDDTTVPSKVVINGQEVNKADIKNGQIPLKLGSGSVGEKEITGYMEFIENDKIIKIPIESQYAVIPKPNSATISADKMNVVYRGVENPMTVAFAGIPDNKVNVSGAGLSKASTGYMMKPGAGKTVTITATGTLPNGDKVSDFKEFRIKNLPRPTGMVSKAYENIAKTRANLAISTVSAEFLDFDFDLTPRVTSFLFKVPGQPSVPVSGTKLSASATNVLRKARKGDLVQFAQIKAVLPGVNVQSVSDVTVEITD; translated from the coding sequence ATGGCAGGAGGAAAACAGTCCCCAAGACAGAAGATGATCAACCTAATGTACCTGGTTTTTATCGCTATGCTAGCGTTAAACATGAGTAAAGAAGTGTTACAAGCTTTCGGACTCATTGAAGAAAACTTAAGTACAAGTAATACAGCTCTAGCTGAGGTTAACTCTGCAGCGCTTGCAGATTTAAATCAAAAGGCAGCAACTAATGCTGCGCAATATGAGGCTGCTGCTGCAACAGCACAACAGGTTTCTAAGTTGAGTAATGATTACAACGATTATTTAGCGAGTATTAAATTAAAGCTTACCTCAACTATAGAAGAAGGTTCTGAAAAAGATTATCAAACACAAGATAAAACTGATGTTTTAGACAATGCTTTTTTTGTGGGAGACAAACTTAAACTAGAAGGTAAGGAGTTTAAGTCTAATATGAATCAATATAAAAATGATATGATCGCTGCGCTTGGTGAGGGATATCCAGGGGTTAAATCTGATTTAACTTCAAAGTTTGATACATCAGATGTGTCAGATCGTGAGGGTTTGAAACGCGAGTATTTAGAGTACAACTACAAAGGTTATCCTTTAATTGCATCAAAAACAAAATTGACTTTGCTGCAAAATGAAGTTCGCAATATCCAGTCTGATGTCATGAGTCAATTGTTACAAGGTAAGCTGATTCAGATCGCCTCAATGAACAACTATAAAGCAATTGTCAATTTAGATAAGTCTGCTTTTTTTAGCGGAGAAGCGGTTACAGGGTCGGTAGTTTTAGGGCGTTATGATGATACAACTGTACCTAGTAAGGTAGTGATCAACGGTCAAGAGGTTAATAAAGCAGACATTAAAAATGGTCAGATTCCATTAAAATTGGGGTCAGGAAGCGTTGGTGAGAAAGAAATCACTGGTTACATGGAGTTTATAGAGAATGACAAGATTATTAAGATTCCTATTGAATCTCAATATGCAGTAATTCCAAAACCGAACTCGGCTACCATATCTGCTGATAAAATGAATGTGGTGTACAGAGGTGTTGAAAACCCGATGACTGTAGCATTTGCTGGTATTCCTGATAATAAAGTAAATGTTTCTGGTGCAGGACTTTCTAAAGCCAGTACTGGTTATATGATGAAGCCAGGTGCTGGTAAAACAGTTACCATTACTGCTACGGGAACTTTGCCTAATGGTGATAAAGTTTCTGACTTTAAAGAATTCCGTATTAAGAATTTACCTCGTCCAACTGGAATGGTAAGTAAAGCATACGAAAACATAGCAAAAACACGTGCTAATTTGGCAATCTCTACGGTTTCTGCTGAGTTTTTAGACTTTGATTTTGATTTAACTCCTAGAGTTACAAGTTTCTTATTTAAAGTGCCAGGACAACCATCGGTACCAGTTTCTGGAACAAAGTTAAGCGCAAGTGCCACTAACGTTCTCAGAAAAGCTCGTAAAGGAGATCTAGTTCAGTTCGCACAAATTAAGGCCGTTCTTCCAGGAGTAAATGTTCAAAGTGTCTCTGACGTAACAGTGGAGATTACAGATTAA